Within the Medicago truncatula cultivar Jemalong A17 chromosome 4, MtrunA17r5.0-ANR, whole genome shotgun sequence genome, the region GACATTTTTATCAGTTGAACTATAGCTCATGGACATACTAGCGCGAGACATATCTGCACTCGGACTTCATTGATCCAAACTTAAAAGTTTTTCACCCCTTGTTAAAAAGTGTGTTATGTAGAGATCAAACTATCCTACTCCACAAACTATTGTATATATGGTTTAACCAAACTGAATGTttctttgacttttgagtttGTGCAACTTCTTGCCACTTCAGGGACACACTCATAGGAAAAATTTGAATAGAAGTGCCTTCCTTTCATACCAATTATCACTATTTGGTGGTACTGTTTTAAGTTGGCCATTTTTTGACAAGATCTCAATTAAAAGagtaaatgaatttatattatttttaaattaaaatatttataataacttctttattttatttttttataaattaaagtatCTCCGTGCGCAATTGCACATAATAATATCTCAAAATAATCAAGATTCATTTAATAGAATGGCCTCTTCCAACATATGTTACTCCATACTCAAGAATTTACACTTGTGTTGCCTTGTTGATTAATGacttctttattttgtttaagaCCTAGATGACATAACTTgcttaagtgtatgtttggctCTACTTTTAGAGTGgctaaaattgattatgaagttgtaaAACTAATTCTAACATGTTTGGTTGCTTTCTAGTAGAATTAATTTTGTCTCCACAATTGATTCTATTTGAAATTAAGATTTGtagcttttaactcaaaagttaatttttacatataaatttataatttaagtcACTTTTACATAAATGTATCCAAAGACAAATCACTTTACTTTCAACTTACTTTTAACtagaattaattttacaaaatcaattcattcaaaatcaatttttataacCATAGAACCAAATGAAAAAAGCAATGTAGTAATAATAAAATGCTAGTAAAGAGGTAATAACAAGTATCGGTTACACATGTTTTTCTTTACAAGAAAGAAGTCTCCCAGTCTCAGTTacacatgtttgatttatttaattaatagattaataaaatattggtcTTTGGGAGTAAATGGTCTGTGTAACTACATGAGGGAACAGTTCTGAAAAACGTTATTAAGGTGGTTTTAAGTAATATTAACCACTgctattaaatttttattgtgttattaAAATTAACCGATAAACAACCATAACAATGCAGCAAATATTGATGGTGAAGAGCAAAACTAAATATAAAGTTTAAGGTAAGGCCTACATTATCTTCTCATGATTTGGAGTAAATTTGTCTCCGATGACATGAACCACTTAAAGTGTAGAATATGAAGTCAATCCTCGGAGTCGAACAAATGAGTGAATTTTAGTTCTAAGGTAATTTTTAGcactttcaattttaattaattctattttaagTGTTCATTTTTAACGAATTTACATTGTATGgtttatatcattcaaaatttaacatcaaagtttatttatctttatcctTAGATCAACTATCATTCTTTTTATCCTTAGATCAACTATCATTCTCCTTCATTCAAGAACATGACCTCCAAACACACCCCTTTCATTTCAATCAGTTTACACAATCTTCTTTATCTCATTCGTTCTTACATGTTAtcagtttcttcttctttcttctcataTGATCAGTTATATAATCGCATCCCCTTATTTCCAATCGCATATCTACGTTTTCCGTGATTCCAGGTAGTGTTAATCTGATCTAtgtctttttagtttttattatttcCCTCCAACttatcattaatttttgtttctattatgttttcatatttgattTGAGAATCGCATCTCATCACTGACATCGCCGTCGTTTACATGACCACATTCGTTTGTTTTCACTCGTTCATAACCGCGAGTTTTGTCTCACACACAAACACGTTAATGCATGACTTGGTTTTCcttcttgatttgatttttcatttgtgtgtgtgtgtgtgtgtgtgtgtgtgtgagagagagagagagagagagagagagagagagaactcACGATTACGAACTAGAGAAGACAGACAAATGTGGTCCTGGAAACGACGACGATCACGGTGATGAGATGCAATTCTCAaatcaaatatgaaaacataaatcGTAGAAACAACAATCAATGATAAATCAGAGGGAAGtaacaaaaacaagaaagacatagATCATATTAACACGATACTTGGAATCAGAAAACTAAGATATGCGGTTGGAAAAGAGAAGATGTGTTTGGAATAGCAGTAAGAATCGGAAGCTAGGATATGATTATGCAACTGATCGtaggagaagaaagaagaagaaactgaTAACATGTAAGAACGAAAGTGACAAAGAAGAGTCTGTAAGTgtaaattgattgaaatgaaGCAGGTGTATTTGAATGTCACCTTCTTTAATGAAGGAGAATGTTGATTGATCGAAGGATAAAGATGATGAaactttgattttaaattttaattgatataAGCTCAACAatgtaaatttattaaaattgaacaattaaaatataattaattacaattaaaaatactaaaaattacTTTAAGATTTAAATTGACTCACATGTTTGACTCTGGGGGTTGGcttatctttatatataaaagttagaGAGGGATGAAGCATCCGAGCTTGAATGTTCAAGATATTGGTACTCCACCTTGTTCCTCGTCCTTCCCCGCCTTTCCTATGTGTTTATCTAacttttaataagaaaaaaaatacaaaagtggGCTCTATTTTATAGACTTTTCAAAATAATTCGCTTTTTGAAATGTGTCTTGCTAAGTCAATTGTCGTTTCTTCACATGTGGGTTCCTGCCAGCTCAGTATCGAGTCTAGGACAACCTTATTATTTGCTTAGTGAATTACAGTTCGCTAAGTGAATTGCTCAAAGTCTCTGACTTGCTTGCTTCCAGTTCACTCTTGGCTCATTGAGCAAATTTTCTCTGTTTCACTTTCTAAGTTTCTCGCTCCCAGTTTTTTGTGGGCTCGCTAAGTGAATCATTGATTGCTTCACTTCTTTGCTCTTTTCAGTTCAAGCATCTCTTGAGCTTTAATACCTATGAAAACATGGGAAACAGGTCATAGTATTGATTCATGTATTTGAAACCTAACCAAATGATATTTACAATAAATTAAGAGATTTCCATTCGATTATTTGCGCAACAAGTTAATAATAGACGTAATAAAATAGGCGAAATCAAGTAAAGTTGACACTTATCACCACATGACGACCATCAATTAGATAACGACATAAAAGTGATGACATGGAAACAATAGTGCCGTCTGACACCAAATTTTTACATACTATACCATGTCATCTAACTTGGAACTTGGAAGGGaaggttttttcttcttctgcgAATATGTTGGATGGAAAGATAACATCTGAGGCTAATTAAACGGGCAAATAACAATTTTGGTCCAGGTAAATGTAACTCAATGTCACATTTGTCGATGAATgtattaaaattacaaatacatCCATAAATGTCTCTTTTATAAGTCATTTTGATCCTCGAATTTGTAGAGTATTCAATTCAGTCCTTAAATTACtaacaaaaactacaaaaaggatgtgtttgcaatttcaatatatttagagacaaaaacaatagagaaagagGGAGGGGAGAGAGAGTAAGAACGCAATGAAATTATGCGAGAgagttgtcccaaaagttgttcCAAAacagttgtacaaatatcatttctcaaattaaaaatattaaaaaatcgtATATAGTTCAGtaaaaaaacttgtaaaaaaaaaaagttcgaaGAAATAGCTGGTCAATGAATAGAACAGATTATATAAAATTGCTTGCAAGATTAGACCAGAACCCTACTATAATGAGGCATCACAAACATTCTGCTGGAAAGAGCTCCCAGGATTTTTGTCATCAATTTTTGAGTGGTGAGGGAAATCATATGGCATTTTATCTGCAGAAAGTCCTGCCTCGTTGAACACCTTGATCACTTCTTGAAAGACTACTGCATTTCCATCTGGTGTCAGGTGCAACCCATCCCTGTAACAGCAAAACAACAATATTAATCACCCTTAATTGGAGGAATCTagcataaattttaaaaaagacaGTTCTGTTGATTTTACTATAGATATAACCAATGCAAAATTTAAAGACAGTGATGTGAAGCTTATCAACTCACACTTGAATTCCAACAGTCACCCACATCACTAACCTGATCCACACGAGATCCCACCCCCGCTACCCCACCAAGCTGAACCATGGCTCTTATACCATGTCAGGAATTTTGGCTTGATGCCTTTCTCTATTGCATtccatattatatataatagtaTCAGAAATTACATGTAATTCCAATTCATAATCACAAATATTCTATCGTCTTACTTATCTCACGTATTCTAGGAAAGTAAATTATTTACAATGAGGGATGagattaattcctaattaacatgtcacacaaaataaaatttcatatttaaaatgcGTGTAAATCCTCATATATAGTTAAAAGAAAGCTGTTTACTGCATCACAAACTAGACTCATGAGAAGCTAAAGGAATACACTTAACTAATAACAGGATCACATTATAACCAGATGTCGTCAAAGTTAAATCCATGATGCCTTTTGGCTTTAATCAACAAGAAAAGGTGGCTAAACCTATGTCACATATGTTTGTCAAGTCCAGGTTATAACTAACCACAAAAATTTCTTTTGCCAGCCTTCTGTTTCTTGCATCTTGGACCACAGATTGATATAAGCCACACCCATTTCCTTAGCCATCTCAACACACGTGTTAGCATATTGACCGGTAACCTCATTGGTTCTTTCCGACAGTTCTCTAGCATTATTACCATATAAGGATCTGCAAGATACAGCAAAAACTACTCAAACATGAAACTAATATAAAATGGTGAATAGTTAAAAACTAATATTCTCTATTTCATGGATTGACAAGTCttattcccaaaaaaaaaacaaccagCAAATTCATAAACAGTGTGTGAGAAAGTAACATGACACAGTTTAAAGAAGGTAGTTTTAACCAAACTAGGAAAAACCGCACTTTTTTTACTAGAAGCTGATAGTAACAAAACAACAGCACACTGTCAGGGATCAAGGTATAACAAAAGAGGCCATGTCAGATACTTTAGATGCATGTGACCGGAAGATAAATAGTCAAATGGCGGTTCGGAAAATATGAATGCAATAGTGTTCTGCTAATAACAGCAATAACAATAGTGGTAGTGAATTTTGCAATTATTgcataaaaaaacacataaaacagATAGCGAGAACAGTTTCATTGGATGATACCAATAAGATTTCGTAAATAGCCAAGTAGATAATAGTGCGGCAAgacaattttcataaacaaatgtGTAGTATGAATGATGAACTGGACAAGAGATAAGGAATTTATCATACATAGCATATGCTCGACGCCCTTCTTCACAAACTGGAGGTGGAGTAATAAGCACAATAAGCATAGTTGGTGAGCATGACtgaaatcaaattttcatttacAATCAATAAGTGATAACATAATTGGCATTTTAGGTATAAGGGAAAAATTCATGCTAAGCCCAATTTTGTTAGTACAGACAGGTTACTCCATTACTCCATAACCCAATGCAGCACTCAACGTAGAAGCAAACAACAAATGCTGCAAGAAATCATTTACCTTTGAGAGCACGAGTAAGAAGATAGAAACTCATCGGAATCACAATCATCTAACTAAGATTAGATAATACTAGAACAAGCACAAAGCacataaaagtaaaatcaaaattttatcagTGAAATATTCTAGTAATTAGTAAATCAATGCTTGGTtaccaaaaaataacttaaatttctctaaaaaatactGAACACATCCTGATATCTTGAATCCTTATATTTTCAGGCCATGATCCAAAATATTATCATTGGATAAGTAGTTGAACCATAATGACTAGTGTCACCCCATTGGTAAAAGAAATGTTCGGAATTGAgcgtcaatttcaattttcaatttttaatgtaatattaattactttttccaAATTGTGTCATGGAGTAAAGAATACTATTAGCATCATCACTCCCAAAccattatttaatatatactGATAAAGAATAGAACCTTTAAGCGGAGGACCATTTTTTGGAGGTTATGTTTGTATTCTTGAATAGGTACATGTTGTCTTTCACTAGTTCTTCCGGACAGAGCTGAATCGTTAGCACCGAAGAAAATTGCGGTAGCAAGAGGTGGTTTAGTTGATTCTAGagggaagagatgatggagtaAGAATAAAGCCCATCTAGTGTTGTATCCACCATAGCCACGAACAAGTATATCAGCCTGAAAGTTGAAGTTAAATCAATTTTCTGATTTGTTAGTTACAAGATCAcacgaaaataaataaaatggatcTAATCTGATCTGAGAatggttgatttgatgaaaaagAAGCTTAACTTGCGAGAATAAGTATTGGCGAGTGAAGCACCCCAACCATTTACTCGGAATGATTGCTCCGTTAACGAATCTCCAAACAACACTATGTTTTCTCTCATCTGAGCTCGAGCTCTTTCTACTCAGacaaatgcatcgcaccaaaaCCTCTCTAGGCCTTTTTCTCAATAATAGTGAAATGACCATGTCACcctttttaaatgattttcatAGAGTATATTAATGAAGGAAAACAAAAATGGTATGGCTAACAATTGTCCTTGtttataaataacatttatgtCAGTAATCTTAATGTTTGTAAAGTGAGGATGTcctcacttataaacacatttttgtGCATATTTTATCTAATGAACATATTTTCTCACTTAACGTTATATAACACAATTATGAGAATGTTATTTGGTatgataagattttttttctttaaatggtAAATGTTAATCCCTCcgtttaaaaatcaaaatcattttaagGTTGTTGCacacaaatttaaaaatgtaataaagtagcaaaacattatttttatcaaactaaCCCTGTCAACTATTGGTGTGTATCTAGTcatcataaatgtaaaatagAAGATAGTGCTTTGGAAGTAATGTACTGGTAATACCTAGAGGGCATAGttggaaataaataattgattttacattgaaaatgaaaatgatatttattttaaaactaatattttttactaaaatgatatttattgaaCTCAAGATTTCTAACTCCTTATCTTTTAGCTCATGTGTAGCAAGGGACTTCGCTGAAAAATGTGATATCATAAGTGATGTTATATGGCCAGTTTAGAAATAgccaataataatttaacttgaGGCAAGTGTGGATGTTCATGGAATAAAGTTATCGTAGCGGAGTCAGAAATTTTATAAAGCCTAAGCATTTTTTTAGCTTTTGTTGTGTTGTGCGCTTGTAATGGAAAAATATTAGAGTTTgcccatttttttgtttttttaaatggattAATGAGCTATTGGGTTGGACctagaataaagaaaatatcaatTGAGCTCGGGCGAGTACCCGGGGTCGCCGGATGGTGTCTCCGTCACTGATCGTACTTACTTGTTCGTGTATAAGTCGATAAAGTATgctaaatacataattttatcaaaaattatAGTGAAAAGttatagaattttgattttttagcaTTCTTCCTTCATAAACGTGTGAGGGGGCATATTCTACCACCCCTACCCCGAACCCAAATGAAGACAGggaaaaataaaagttagaTAATGACAGCAGCAGCTACACTTGTGATGGAAAATTGTTCTTCGATGAAATGCACACAACAcggcataattttaaaaaaataaaaagaatagcCGAATTATTCCATGGTGATTGTTGATTATTTATGCCGAATAAACACTATTCATAAGGTATAGATTATAGAAGCATAGAACCATATGCCAGAGCAATTCAGAATTCATTGTTCTCAAGAATATGATGCTGCCTGGTGCCTAGAAGACTAGCACCATTCAGAAACTAATGCTGATGCTATTTCactgttttatttgttttttgaatgcAATGCATTTACTATCATCAATACAACACTTATTTTGAAACCAAAACAGTACTCagaaaaacataacaaataacaaagacAACTAGTCAATTTGGGGGAAAACATCATTACTCTGTCTGGCTTGAAAACTCACCTAACCAGTCTTAGTTTTCTATTTATTTCTAGAATCCGGCATCTTTTGCGCGCGACTAATCTCTTGAGTCGGATAGGATCGCATTGAGGGGCAAAGCTCTTCCTAATCCGTCTTAGTTTGTTGCACAACATCCAACAAAAAATCGGTGAAAAAAGGCTCAAAAGATGGCAATTTAGCATACCCAGGAAAGTAATTGATATCAATCACAAGATACCTTCTGGGATTTTTACCATCTCTAATCACATCAACATTGAAAAGATTAAGTCCCAATCTTTCCCTTAATCCACTAGCCAACTCAGCAATCAAACTCTGAGGTGGCATTTCAGCCATATCAACAGCATCACCATCAACACCTTCCTCATAGTTTTGAGCACTCAAATTTGACACTTGAGAAAACGGCACCGACCCTTTAACCGTTTTCATATTCTCTTCAGAAATATCACACAAAGATTTACGCTTTACGCAATTAAAATGCTTTCCAGCAACGTAAATCTTGAACACAACCCCACCGTGGTTCGTAAATTCTTGCAGCATCATAGGATTATTCAACGACTTAACACCGTCAAAATCAAAAACTAGAAACAGATTGTGAGAATCAACAGTGCTGTTAGCTTCCAAAGGTTTTGCAATGACAGGAAACCTCAAACCCAGTTCCTCAATTGCGCCTAAATCGAATGATTTCGGTTCTTTCACAACAACTTGTTTGGGAACTTCGACAATGaagttttcattttcaatagAAAGATGCAAATGGGTCACAGATTCAAGCATCGTAAGACGATTATGAAGACGATTTATCAACTCAGGTGGATCAATGATGACTGTTTTTGGGTGTTGGGTTGAGAATTCTTGCAATTGTTTCTTCCAATTTTGGGTGTTGAGTTTGTGAATGATGCAGTGGAAAGGACCCTGTTGGGATAAGGGTGTGGTGAGGTCGATTTGTATGAGATCGATACCGTTCTGTTTGGCGTAATGGAGGAGTGAGGGTTGAATGAAGCTGTGAACTTTCTTGGGTTCAAGAGCATAGCCTACACGAGATGCTGCATCACCTTCAGACATGGCTGTTTCTATGTGTTGAAGGAGGATGCGATTTAAGTTTTCTTGTGTTGTGACTAATCTCAGTTTCCTTAAGTAAgattctttataaaattatgaaaatagcAGTTCTGTCTGTACCTAGGTTGCTTTACATGTGTAAAATGTAAAGTTTAAGGAATGTTAGGTCGGCACAAAAGTCCACGTAGATAcggttttttttatattattatattacatTGTAGATTATTTAGatggaaaatatatattttatgtttattctCTTTCAAAAAGTTATCTGTCGATACGAATagtataaactataaactaaaCTATTTActggtaaaaataaaatgttaataaatatatttgagtgtgtGCCCAATAGCACGCACTTGGATGAAATGTAAAagtttctttaaatttaattagatGATTTGGGTTTTAATGCAATggtgttaaaaaatttaagggaGAGTTTTATCGTCCATCAGTCTTATCTAACTCGAGATATCGGTCTTTGTAGCCACAGACAAATGATATTAAGTCGCACGATATATAGTTTTCAGACTGTTAACCCGCAACCTGAAAACTTCAGATCAAGTCTGACCCTAGCttggaaaaaaataagaaaaatatgtgAACTAAACAAATACATGAGTAGtcttttagaaaatatatagGTTCTACTTTTTCTTCATTAATTTATGTCAGTTATAATCTCTCGCTCATTATCTCTTAAAAAAGATGGCTCACCTCACACCTCATATCACGAGCATTAGgtgcacacaccacataatcagcACCTCATGTCACGACTTCATTAATTTGATTTCATTTGCTTAACAGGTTTGTAGCTGCAGGTTCAACACAGATTATTTTGATGACAAGTAGGAAAGATGAAATGAAGCAGACTGCTGTTAATTTGACGATTGTGCTCTTTAATTTATGCACGTTTATTTTGGTAAATTAGGAAACTGTACATCACAAGTGATGATGAAGGACAAGAACTAATGCACCTTGACAATAATCTTGCTTAGTATGAGAATTACGATACATCATTGCATGCACAGATATTTAAAACATGTTACATACACCAAGACACAAGTTCTTATCATGTCCAccgcaaaaaataaaaaaataaaaaaatatcagaaCTGCGAATGAACCTGATATTATACTGTCCGATAAATATGATACTGTTGGTAACGCACATAACTCCCTTTGGATAAAATTGGGACAAGATAAGGAACAAGGCATAACATGACAAAAGTTATGCGGGACAAATGGCCACAGCCTAAATTAGAGAAAGAATAAATGGCTGTGTTCATGCTAAAGTTTACAGTATTTCTGTAGTCTTCCTatcacaataattttttttcattgggaACAGGCTTGGGAAATAATCtacattaaaaataatgaaatactGATACAACACAGTGGCTAAACTTACCTCTCAATTAACAGCAAAATTGTGGCCTACCTAATCTTAAATAAAAGCAACATTCAAAACTTTGAAGGAATCAAAAGAGTTCTTCCATCAGTCAAACAACATATGTATACACGAGAGGATGAAAGCACAAACCTATGCTTGTAATTGTATAGATTCGACTTTGTTGTAAGCAACATCCTTGACTTTCTTGTGGGAACCatgttttgatttctttttctttgaagcAGTATCATTTTCTAGAGTCTGATCCTTTTCTTCGATCCCATTTTCATGTCTAGATTTGTTTGATTTCCTTTTCTTCGAAGCAGACTTATTTTCAATAGTGTGATCTTTCTTCTCAATCCCATTTTCTTGGTCTGGAGCATCGATTTCAGACCGTAATGGAAACTCATCATTTGATTTCGTCTGTTGGGTTTCTGGTTCAATAACTGACATTCCTGATAGAATGAAGTCTAACAAAAATGTACTTCTTACAAGTCTGTCTATCCTGCCAAAGTGCCTCTGACTATATGGTATAAGACCTTCAAGGAGTTCACCGATCCCTTTAATCTGAAATGTCCCATAAAAAATGTCTGTCAgaccattttttttgttgcctcAAAACTTTCCAATGGTTATAAGATACAACCAAAAACATCCTGAGAAATTGAATGAAGATACATATGCAAAAATCCCTACTCCTAAATCAGTGAATATGAAAATGTTTTA harbors:
- the LOC25493762 gene encoding GDSL esterase/lipase At5g62930; amino-acid sequence: MRENIVLFGDSLTEQSFRVNGWGASLANTYSRKADILVRGYGGYNTRWALFLLHHLFPLESTKPPLATAIFFGANDSALSGRTSERQHVPIQEYKHNLQKMVLRLKSCSPTMLIVLITPPPVCEEGRRAYAISLYGNNARELSERTNEVTGQYANTCVEMAKEMGVAYINLWSKMQETEGWQKKFLWDGLHLTPDGNAVVFQEVIKVFNEAGLSADKMPYDFPHHSKIDDKNPGSSFQQNVCDASL
- the LOC25493763 gene encoding inositol-tetrakisphosphate 1-kinase 1, whose protein sequence is MSEGDAASRVGYALEPKKVHSFIQPSLLHYAKQNGIDLIQIDLTTPLSQQGPFHCIIHKLNTQNWKKQLQEFSTQHPKTVIIDPPELINRLHNRLTMLESVTHLHLSIENENFIVEVPKQVVVKEPKSFDLGAIEELGLRFPVIAKPLEANSTVDSHNLFLVFDFDGVKSLNNPMMLQEFTNHGGVVFKIYVAGKHFNCVKRKSLCDISEENMKTVKGSVPFSQVSNLSAQNYEEGVDGDAVDMAEMPPQSLIAELASGLRERLGLNLFNVDVIRDGKNPRRYLVIDINYFPGYAKLPSFEPFFTDFLLDVVQQTKTD